The Populus trichocarpa isolate Nisqually-1 chromosome 18, P.trichocarpa_v4.1, whole genome shotgun sequence genomic interval ACAAACACTGAAATCCAGCTTGATTGAAGAACAAAGCCGGTTATCGCTTGGCACGCGCTAGCCAGGCTATATGGCTACTCTGTTATCAATGGAAAGAATGGTGAAATACACTTTGAAGAAAGGGACTCATCCTACTTACAGGTAAAGCTCATTACATGCCTATGAACAGATACAAAAGACAACAGTTGAAAATCTTGTCCTAGCATGTATCACCAGCAACCTGGGAACTCCGTATCCCCCAAAAAGATTGAGGCTTCAACTTCTTCTTCGTGGCAGTAAAAAGCCAACCCATTTGGATCTCACAGGAGGCACATTCCGCAACTGTCCAGGCATACCTGCAATATTTGGCATATCAACCAATCAGTCCTTAGATGATCACAATCAGTTCCTTTTATCATTCTATTAGCACCAAGTTGCATCGTAATTAGCAGAAACAGCAGCCTGACACACGAGATTTAGGAAACCATGTAACTGTGCGCCAGATGCAGCAAACTAACTCAGGGTTGTCTTTGCTCATCTATTCTTACCAATGCACTACTCTTCTCACCACCAATGGTTTACTCTCAGAAACAACATAAACCGTTGAAACTAAAATAAGTTATTACGATGCTGTTATGAAGGAGCTTTGTAATAAAGGCATGGAATGTTTATCACCtccattcaaaattaaaagccaggaccttttttttttgtacaggCCCCATTTAGTGCCCCTACTGCCTCAGACACCACTATCTACTCCTAGCGatatataaaagaaagcaaacaaaGAACCCTTAAATAGTGGAGTAAATCAGCTCAGGACCTAGCTCATCAGCCCATAACAAAGAAACTGGTTTAAATGACTCCTGGCCAAATTATTATCCATACATGCAGATATTAAGTATCATCAAAGTGTAATGgagttttttgaaatatatgaaGAACATGATCCATAAAATAAACTTCACCGAGTTGATTTCTTACACTAACTAAAAACTGGAGGCTTCCTAGGACACAAGTGTGTTATTCATAGGATAAAAGGTCACCAGatcaatgagaaaaaaatcgTGCAAtagattatttaagaaaattaaaaggtcATGGATAGAAGCTGAGTCCATACCCAGGAAACCAGCTGTACTCTGCAGTGGCTCGCCCTATAAGTGCTAGCCCATTTGCTTTCTGGAGTGTCATTATCTCATGTACATAACCAAGTGGATTCACGTAAGCACCAAGAGGACCTTCACTCGACATCACCAACATATCACTCCGCCGAGAAATGACAATCtggatggaaaaaaagaaagaagaaaaggtgtATTTGAGCAAGAAAAGAACAGCATGCTTTAGCTTATGTTCGCAGGACAAAGCTGGGTTTTGTCTTAGATTCATAGCTAACCAataattttcaaggaaaaaaaaaaaaaacccatgctGGTGTCATCATGTGCTCATAAGCAGCAGGCGAGACAAGATGCATGTGAACATAGCACATGTATGCCCACAGCAAGAACTTTGAAGATTCAATACCATTTATTACCTTACAGGTTTTACATCGAACAAGGTCAAAAGTTTCAAGTAAATCAATTTCCCGACGCAGTCTATATGAAATGCCATCAATCTCCAGAAGCTCCTGCCTGGTCTCTTCAGACACGGGAATTTTACTTGCAATGTAAAATGATAAGAGATCAGGCTTTCTCACAAGACCATCCATGCTTGGCGCCCCAACAATCTGTTTCCACATATCTGCAAAATGTTTAACACATGGCTATTAATGATTTTTGAGGTGGAATGACAAACATCAAGGTAGTCCACAAATTTGTAAATTCACCATTCCAAAAATGGTAGAGATGGAAACAACATCCACCATCCATTCTTCATTTCCTTTCTACCCTTTTCAATTGACACATAACTACAATTCTAAAAAATGTGGATGTGCTTCAAAAGtaaattttcattcttttctcaGTATAAAATCTCCAtatctaaacttttttttctggATTCTCTTTAAATGATCTCAATTGTGTCTCCATTCAAAATTCATGCGACATAAGTCAAAGCATTTCTCACGAGGCCTTGCAACTTACATTCATTAATTGGACCAAATTCCAGATAAATGTAGAATTTGAGAACACAATTAGTTATGAATTGACAGCTTTCACATTTATTTCTAACTTTTGGTTGGTAAAGCtaaatgatgaagatgataacCACTAAAATAGTGGAACCACAGACTAAGCTGTATGTGCGTGTAAGCTTGTGCAGATCTTAGAATGCAAGCTCACAGCCAAATTACCTGCCGCTTTTTCAGCAAGACAATAGGAGTCATACATACTGTATACCCAGTAGGGCCAGAAAGTTCTTGGAACCCTTCGAAACTGgtttaaatcagtatttttcCAACATCTCTTTGATCCTTCCCCTTTCTTTACTAAACCAGAACTATTCCCAATCTCCAAGGTAGTATTGCCCAGATTTTTCCCAGTGTCCAAATACAATGACCCTTCTGTCTCACTTAGGTGAGATCTTCTCGATCTCATTTCTTCTGACCGACTCATGAACTTGTCATCATCACTGCTCATTGATTCATCCATCATGTCATAGCCATAACAGGAATTCAATGCAGATTGATGAATTCTCCTTTCTGCCAGGGAGAGCTCAGTCTCAAAGCTTTCCTCTGAATTTGCCTCTGAATCATTGTCGCTATGCCCATATCCAACTGATGAAAAAGTTGAAGGAAGCACAGATGAGAATTTATGACTACGCAGATTACTTAATGGTGCCAATTTTCCAAAAGCATCCTTGGGTGTCCTTAATGGCATGTCTTCCTGAATGATTTGAACCTCTCCACAGGGCTAAACAGGAGaaaattacaaatcaaatcAACATTCAATTATAGAGGTACTTAAAGAAGAGGGATTAATGCTGTAACATAAATTTGTTCTCACCACTCCTTCCACATCAATCCAACGTCGTTTTAGACGAAACCGCTGCTGGCCACGAGTGACAACATTCAGTGAGCCATCCTCTAACCGCCGATATTGCCGAATCTGTAAGGTTATATGTACCAAGTTACATAATCCAATCAATTCATAATAGCAAACAACAGATCAAATATGTGTTTGTATATCCCTTCTCACATCAAACCATCATCCCTAATTTGCAGTGTTACTTGAAAATGTATAACAAGGTACAATTACACTGATGCCTCTAACTATAGATATGCTATGAAAGACAGTAAACTTTCACATGGATTCAAGGAACGCTACATAATAGGCACAAACATATACAACTACACACAGATGAACTTTACATCCTCCTCCagttagaaagaaaaagaaaacgtgaCTGATATCATACAGTAATCATACCTCTGCAGTTGTTCCAACAGTTGCAAACCTTAATCGTCTGTTGTCAGAATCCCTGTATGCACGAACCTGAGCATAGTTTTGAATGTTTTCTAAGAAAAGATTTAGAGAAAGACGTCCCACAAACAGAGCAAGCAAATGAAAAGTTTCCAGATAATGTTCACTTACCACACCTACAGTATAAGGAGCATCAACTTGAACCAATGCCCTCTCAACAGCAGAAATAAAATTGGGTTGAATAACTCTCAAAGGAAGTGTAGCCTCTGGGAAAAGAACAACTCCTGACAAAAATTGAAGCAGCAAGATTTGTAAACACgcacaaaacatcaattttccAAGTCTTTTGATAATGTCATTAGGCCTCAAAACTTGCAAATCTGTAGGCTACTCAGTTGGAATGATTTTGAAGCTTATTTTTGTCTCTTTGGAAAATTTTAAACCTagtattaaataaatgttaactATTTGTTCAAGCATACAGCATGATGAATATGAAAAGAACTGTAACCCAGGAACTTTCAGTATAACCGATCaccaattttttcttcaaacacATACTCGCAAACAAGCAGTGACGAGGATATAGGATGTAACATGTACCTTCAAGATAGAACAATGGAAGGTTTAAAATGGCACCTCCATCCAAGAAAGCAAGTCTATGGTGAGTGTCTTCAACCTCTGCCACACACAAAGCAATATAGTAACTCCCAagtttgaataaaatcaaaatagtaaCAACAAAATGCCTCGAGATGCCAGTGCCTACCGCCAAGATAAGTATGCAATGAAGCCAAACAAGTGTTGAAGGTGAAATCATCAGATGAACCAGCACCActatattcaaaacaaaaacaacattcaatCTCATTATTACAAAAACCAAACCCTAATTTGCCATCCAAATTAACCATCAAattcatatttctttccttctctacctagattttttttatcagtaataGCATAATACATGATTATCATTAACTAGGtcacaaaaaacaattattttaattataaaaaaaatccatatttaaCCATCCAGAAACCCTAATCCCCAAATTACAACAGAAAGCGAAATGATTTACATAAACGGTTCTGCTAATAAAATATATGGTCGCTACTGATTACAAGAAATTAACCAGCAAAATAAAGATGGGTGGTGATGGAGATGATTACGAGGCATCACGATCATCGAGGGAGGAGTCGGAGTCGTCATCGTCGACTTCTTCGACTTGTAATTCTTCGAAATCAAGCTGTCGAATCTGCTCGATCTGGTGCCTCTCAGCCTCTAAAATTCTATCATCCCCCTCCATTTGTATTTTTGTTAGTGATTTCTGTTTCTCTTTTAGAGTGAGAAAAGCGAGCGagtgtattttgttttaatttttatgtaccCGCCATTACAAATTGCAATCGCCaagtccaaaaataaaaagacgaGTGCAGTGcagtgctgctgctgctctctctctctcccagcACACGCAATTTGCCATGTCGTTAGCTTGTTTAACTTCTGGGCCAGGAGCATCAATTTGGGCCCATTTATTGTTAAAgagtgtttggcagtgtggtagtggttgcttttcaaataattttttatgcagaaatacatgtcaatgatgttttttcatttttaaaaaattatttttgacatcagcacatcaaaacgatccaaaatatataaatcatattaaattttagcaaaaaaaattaatttttttagaacgCGATTTGCAGCGCGTATCCAAACACTTTCcctagcatatatatatatatatatatatatatatatatatatatatatatatatatatatatatatatatatataaaacaagtaaTTGAGGTTGTCGATTAATGTGGTTAACttacatatgttttttaatgaggaaatttgatatatgttttttaatataataaatagattaagactaatttttttcatgtgatgaatattaattaaattaattaattaagaatatttataaaGACTCTGGATAGAAATgggataataattttaataattgtttaataacttttatatTGACTAAATAAACGACTTAGAATATctgtataatttaaaaagaaaataatggttTTATAACTCTTTTAATAAATGCTGGATTGTTCCAATGAAgtcaacttatttttaatttggttgctcaattttcaactaaattaatatttaaaaaaaatcattaaaaaaaattaattaaaaaaaacagtaaaaataaataattttagttaatctGTTAAACCCGTAACCTAACTCATGAGATCagaataaattcataaaaataaataaataaataaaacaaaacttcaattcctataaatctaatattaaaggttGAAGTTgagaataaaaatctaaatttatgatACTGGTATATAatccaacaaaataaattttaaaaaattataaaatataatttttaaaataatttaatattaaaaaataaaattaagtcgGTGTAGAATGaagttaaaaggaaaaaaataattactatttcaAGTAATATGTTTTGCGGGTACAAAGTCCTCCAAAAGTTAGAGTCCTTTGCATCtaatgtttgcttttttttttgttcttgtgatCAGAATTGAACACACAAGGAAACTCATAATATCTTAGCTATAATGGGGGGGTTATATGAGATATATCACTAATTTCAGCCAGAACAGAACAATACAAAATTGATAACTTGAGTAGCATTTTGAGTTGCTTAATGAcaaatatgttattttcatctttcatatatatatatatatatatatataaaaggagagGAGACAAAAATATCACGATCAGGCaagtaaaggttttttttttattaatttggtttgattttcatgtttgaGTAATTAAAAGGGGGTTGGGTTAAAATGGGGTTTTTGAGATTCCCATTTTGTTTTTAGGATATTTTCAAGAGAAATCAAGAAAGTTGAGTATTAAGGGTTTAAAAACTAGGTTGTCAACCTAtcagcaattaaaaataatcaaaattgcaCTAGAAAATGACACGTTGCTTTTCTAGAACAACGACACATCAGACATATTCAAACATGTCTAGTACGAACAACTTGTTGTTCAcccattaaaattttttttgagagtgtgatagcggttgtttttcaaaatgtttttcatttcaaaacacattaaaataatgtttttttattttaaaaaagttatttttgacatcagcacatcaaaatgatctgaaaatatttaaactatagtaatttaaagcaaaaaattgttatttttagtgtaatttttctatataattttcttaaatttataatactaaagcgtaaaaataattgattcatgatttttttatttttattatctttcattCAATAACCCATGTtgctaatagaaaaaaaaaacatcttattgtaaaaaaaataaatgaaaaaaaaaagacaattttcactacaaaaacatatctttcttgtaatttttaaccattaattttttaaaacaaatatctattttgattgtcataattaaacaataatagatTTTGAAAAGTGAGCGACGACTAAAGTTTTTATATCtgatgaagtaaaaaaataataattcaaatcaGACATGGATCTTTCTATAAGTGGTTGATGGGTTGACAGAATGACTAGATGTAAACccctaaacaaaaaatatttaaaaaaattatgttgaaaatactaaactaaatataaataaattttaaatcagaTAAAAT includes:
- the LOC7463779 gene encoding uncharacterized protein LOC7463779: MEGDDRILEAERHQIEQIRQLDFEELQVEEVDDDDSDSSLDDRDASGAGSSDDFTFNTCLASLHTYLGEVEDTHHRLAFLDGGAILNLPLFYLEGVVLFPEATLPLRVIQPNFISAVERALVQVDAPYTVGVVRAYRDSDNRRLRFATVGTTAEIRQYRRLEDGSLNVVTRGQQRFRLKRRWIDVEGVPCGEVQIIQEDMPLRTPKDAFGKLAPLSNLRSHKFSSVLPSTFSSVGYGHSDNDSEANSEESFETELSLAERRIHQSALNSCYGYDMMDESMSSDDDKFMSRSEEMRSRRSHLSETEGSLYLDTGKNLGNTTLEIGNSSGLVKKGEGSKRCWKNTDLNQFRRVPRTFWPYWVYSMYDSYCLAEKAADMWKQIVGAPSMDGLVRKPDLLSFYIASKIPVSEETRQELLEIDGISYRLRREIDLLETFDLVRCKTCKIVISRRSDMLVMSSEGPLGAYVNPLGYVHEIMTLQKANGLALIGRATAEYSWFPGYAWTVAECASCEIQMGWLFTATKKKLKPQSFWGIRSSQVAGDTC